The Vicia villosa cultivar HV-30 ecotype Madison, WI unplaced genomic scaffold, Vvil1.0 ctg.000286F_1_1, whole genome shotgun sequence genome includes a region encoding these proteins:
- the LOC131626408 gene encoding uncharacterized protein LOC131626408, protein MEFLGVKHKGDVTEVVKRIEALDNQAVLRKEDWNDGEWIIGGDFNAIKDRSERKGRGAASNSQDVIGFADFIEESRLVDVLCKGKKFTWYCRDGRSMSRIDRFLVSEKVVNDWGVVGQMVGERDVSDHCPIWLEMDQNNWGPKPFKFNNEWFSCDSFYAFVEKEWKRFRVEGRGDYVLKQKLYLLKGSLKRWNKEVFSRLDLEIQDEVRDINNGDVLLEAEEKVINPEILFNRKEATSRFWTKLRIKENMLVQKANLKWLNEGDSNSGFFHKVMKEKRIFNHIGPFSTSEGMVESVKDIKDFVAHHFSKKFEEEEGVVPTLDGILFDKISDEDRIWLERPFQEEEINEALKCCGGAKSPGPGRQLLDGVLVANEVVDLARKEGMSCFLFKVDFEKAYDKISWEFLRGMLVKMGFGDKWRKWMELLVFKRDMSVVVNGSPSIEFVVKRGLRQGDSLSPFLFVLVAEALSRLVRKSIEIGEYKGLLLKRRCAVDILQFVDDTLLFGQGSWKHIKALKIVLRAFELVSGLGINFHKSKLIGINISSQFLEAASLYLSCKIEDSNFIFLGIPIGFNPRKEATWLPLLDKMRKRLKGWSHRYLNLGGRITLLKSILSSLTIFSMSFYMMPVKVGGIAIKDIKDFNFALLNKWKWRIAQGGGFLWHEVLKARYGDVSILDFTGGDSSKLTSSSFWWRDLLKVGFSSSFINEPFSSNCRFIVGNGFTTPFWEVAWLNNSILREDFLELFEISSLKKVSVAALGGWREEEWIWGDLGISGVEAEQAGLESKLAVLRSLLENFGGLKEDKDSVCWLLDSEKAFTVSSCYNRYASLRTPFGPIKRNEEALEIVWKMEVPYKIKAFAWMLFVNRLPTKDLLVYRESVTGLDYKIVKLKMDRELQFEAAIYYWICVKEKLAFVGKAGKMVKVFDEIWRKF, encoded by the exons ATGGAATTTTTGGGGGTGAAACATAAGGGGGATGTTACTGAGGTGGTAAAAAGAATTGAGGCATTGGATAATCAAGCTGTATTGAGAAAAG AGGATTGGAATGATGGAGAGTGGATTATCGGAGGTGATTTTAATGCTATTAAGGATAGGAGTGAGAGGAAGGGAAGAGGGGCTGCTTCCAATAGTCAAGATGTCATTGGCTTTGCGGATTTCATAGAAGAGTCAAGATTGGTAGATGTACTGTGTAAAGGCAAAAAGTTTACTTGGTATTGTAGAGATGGTAGATCGATGAGTAGAATCGATAGGTTTCTTGTGTCAGAAAAAGTGGTGAATGATTGGGGTGTAGTAGGCCAAATGGTGGGGGAGAGAGACGTTTCGGATCATTGTCCGATTTGGTTGGAAATGGACCAGAAcaattggggtcctaaaccatTTAAATTCAACAACGAATGGTTTTCTTGCGATTCTTTTTACGCCTTTGTGGAAAAGGAATGGAAGAGATTTAGGGTAGAGGGAAGAGGGGATTATGTTTTGAAACAAAAGCTTTATTTACTCAAAGGAAGTCTTAAAAGGTGGAATAAAGAGGTTTTCAGTAGGTTGGATTTGGAGATTCAAGACGAagttagagatattaataacGGTGATGTTTTGTTGGAAGCGGAAGAGAAGGTTATTAACCCGGAAATCTTGTTCAATAGGAAGGAAGCTACAAGTCGTTTTTGGACGAAATTGAGGATTAAAGAAAACATGTTAGTTCAAAAAGCAAACTTGAAGTGGTTGAATGAAGGTGATTCTAATAGTGGGTtctttcacaaagttatgaaggAGAAGAGAATATTTAACCACATCGGGCCTTTTAGCACTTCGGAAGGTATGGTTGAATCGGTTAAGGATATTAAAGATTTCGTTGCTCATCATTTTTCTAAGAAGTTTGAAGAGGAGGAAGGAGTGGTGCCAACGTTAGATGGTATTCTTTTCGACAAAATTAGTGATGAGGATAGGATTTGGCTTGAAAGACCTTTTCAAGAGGAAGAAATAAATGAGGCGTTAAAGTGTTGTGGAGGAGCTAAAAGTCCGGGGCCGG GTAGGCAATTGCTCGATGGTGTTTTGGTGGCTAATGAAGTGGTGGATCTCGCTAGAAAGGAAGGTATGTCTTGTTTTCTCTTtaaggttgattttgaaaaggcttacgACAAAATCTCTTGGGAGTTTTTGCGTGGTATGTTGGTTAAGATGGGATTTGGAGACAAATGGAGGAAATGGATGGAATTGTTGGTTTTTAAAAGAGATATGTCGGTAGTGGTTAACGGGAGTCCTTCCATCGAGTTTGTGGTTAAAAGAGGTTTAAGGCAAGGTGACTCATTATCTCCCTTTCTTTTTGTTCTTGTGGCGGAGGCCCTTTCTAGATTGGTTAGGAAATCTATTGAAATTGGCGAATATAAGGGTTTACTTTTAAAAAGGAGGTGTGCCGTGGACATTCTCCAATTTGTGGATGATACTTTATTGTTTGGTCAAGGGTCTTGGAAACATATAAAGGCTTTAAAAATTGTGTTGAGAGCCTTTGAGCTAGTTTCGGGTCTAGGCATTAATTTCCACAAAAGCAAGTTGATAGGGATTAATATTTCGTCACAATTCTTGGAGGCCGCTTCTTTGTATCTCTCTTGCAAGATAGAAGATAGCAACTTTATTTTTCTTGGGATACCAATTGGTTTTAATCCTAGGAAGGAGGCTACATGGCTCCCTCTTTTGGATAAGATGAGAAAGCGATTAAAGGGGTGGAGTCATCGTTATCTTAATCTTGGTGGAAGGATTACCCTTTTGAAATCTATTTTGAGCTCACTAACTATTTTTTCCATGTCTTTTTATATGATGCCGGTTAAAGTG GGAGGAATAGCCATCAAAGACATTAAAGATTTCAACTTTGCTCTTTTGAACAAGTGGAAATGGAGGATAGCTCAAGGAGGAGGATTTTTGTGGCACGAGGTGTTGAAGGCGCGTTATGGTGATGTGAGTATTCTTGATTTTACCGGTGGTGATTCCTCCAAGCTTACTTCTTCATCCTTTTGGTGGCGAGACTTATTAAAGGTTGGTTTTTCCTCTTCGTTCATTAACGAACCTTTTTCTTCCAATTGTCGTTTTATTGTGGGCAATGGGTTTACTACACCGTTTTGGGAAGTGGCGTGGTTAAATAATTCTATCTTGAGGGAGGATTTTCTGGAACTTTTTGAGATTTCTTCTCTTAAAAAAGTGTCTGTAGCGGCTTTGGGAGGATGGAGAGAAGAGGAATGGATTTGGGGTGATTTAGGAATTTCGGGGGTGGAGGCCGAGCAAGCGGGTTTGGAATCTAAGTTGGCGGTGTTACGGTCCCTTTTAGAGAATTTTGGGGGGTTGAAGGAAGATAAAGATTCCGTGTGTTGGTTACTTGATTCGGAAAAAGCTTTTACGGTTTCTTCGTGTTATAACCGGTATGCTTCACTTCGAACACCTTTCGGTCCCATTAAAAGGAATGAGGAGGCTTTGGAAATTGTTTGGAAAATGGAGGTTCCTTATAAGATCAAAGCTTTTGCTTGGATGCTTTTTGTGAATAGGCTCCCCACTAAAGATCTTTTAGTGTATAGAG